From the genome of Pseudarthrobacter sp. NIBRBAC000502772:
CGCGGGCGGCTGCGCCATAGCCGTGCGCGTGCTGGCCGCCAGCGCCGTTGTTGCCGCGTCACTCTTCGCCGTCGGCCTCCCTGGATCCTTCCCCGTTGAACCCCGCCCGGCAGCTTCGCCGGCGGGTGCCGGACATGTTGGCCTGCCTGGGCTGGCCGGTGCTTTCCTGACGGACAGCCGGGCCTTGGTTCCGTTTAACCGCACACTGGTCAGGACGATCGCCAAAGGCGGGAGCGCTCCGCTCGACGTGGCCGCTGCCGGGCTCACCCGTCCCCCGGAGGGGTCCCTCATGGCGCCCCTTGAGCTCCTCACGTCAAGCTCTCCATTCGGGTACAGGGTCAGTCCTATCACCGGTGCGGGCGGCGATTTCCACCTGGGCCAGGACTTCGCTGCAGGCTGCGGCACCAGGGTTTATTCGGCCGACGCAGGCGTGGTCCGGGCCGCCGGGTGGCATCCCTGGGGCGGCGGCAACCGCGTGGAACTAGACCACGGCAACGGGCTGATCACCACGTACAACCACTTGGAGGCTGTGGCGGTCCGGACGGGGGACTCCGTGCAGGTGGGCCAGGTCATTGCCCGTGTGGGCACCACGGGATGGTCCACCGGCTGCCATCTGCATTTCGAAACCATCCTCAACGGCAAGCACACCAGCCCGCTGAACTGGACACTTCTGCGCATTCGGCAGTTGGACGAACTCGAGGACATAGCCATGGTCAGCTATGAGGCCAAACCCGTGGACGTCGGCGCGCAACGCTGGGCCATCCCGGTTGCCGAGGACAACAGCCACACGGTCCTTGGCGGCGAAGAGGAACTGTCCGAACCGCCGCCGGTGGAGGGATCAGTGACAACGTCGGAACCGCCGGACGAGGCACCCACGGAAGAGCCGTCGTCGGACGCTACCTCGCCTGAATCCGCATCTCCGGACACGACTGCGACTGAAACAGCGACGGAAACAGCCACTTCGACGGCATTGCCCTCCCCAACGCCTTCCACGCCCCGGGCAACGCGGACGCCGACTGGAACCTCAAGCGCCACGCCGACGACGACGTCACCCACCCCCACGGGCACCTCACCTGCCCCCACGGGCACTTCGCCTGCGCCGACGACGAGCGCGTCGCCGTCTCCGACGCCCACTGTTTCCAGGTCGTGGCCGTTCAGGCCTACCTCGCGCCTGACGCCGACGCCGGCGCCAACGGTGGAGCCGACAGCAACAACGAGTAGCGGGTCCTCAGCCGCAACAGCGTCGCCCTCGCCCTCGTCTTCTACGACAGCTACAACCACCGCCACGCCTACCGACACCGCAACAGGGTCCGAGCCGGCGGGACCCTGACAGAGAACTCCCAGACTGTACCCGTACCCTTGATGGTTGGCAACGAATCACCTGCATGACCAACCTTTCAAGGACGGCGCTGTGACAGACCTGTACACCATTCCCCTCACTCTCAACGACGGCACCGAAACCGACTTTGGCCGGTTCAAGGGCAACGTGGTGCTGGTGGTGAACGTGGCGTCAGAGTGCGGTTTCACTCCGCAGTACGCGGGCCTGGAGACGCTATACGAAAAGTTCCGCGACCGCGGCTTCGATGTGCTCGGAGTTCCGTGCAACCAGTTCGCCGGCCAGGAGCCAGGCAACGACAGCGAGATCGCCGAGTTCTGCGAGCGGAATTTCGGTGTCACTTTCCCGCTGACGGCCAAGGCCAACGTGCGTGGTAAGGACCAGCATCCGCTCTATGCCGAGCTGACAAGGTTCAAAACCAGTGTGCTGCCTGGCCTGGTGAAATGGAACTTCGAGAAGTTCCTGGTCAACCGCGAGGGCGAGGTGGTGGCACGCTTCGCACCCACCGTCGAACCGGACTCCGCCGAGGTCATCGACGCAATTGAAATGGCACTGGCAGAATTTGACGGACCGGCGGCCACAATCGAACTTTCCAAGGCTTAATTCTTTAGTTTTTTCCAACTTGGCCGCAACAATTTACCCACAGTTTGCCAATTATCTGATTGGATAATAGTTACTGAAGGGTAGAAGGGAAACGCCGTTTCCCACCAACCACAGAGGCAGCAATGAAGCACATCGAGGCCGAACACCCCCGGCCACGCCACTTCCTTCTCCACCTGAGCGACCCCCACCTGTTGGGAGGTCCGGATCCCCTTTACGGCGCAGTTGACAGCGAAGCCAAGCTCATTCAGCTTTTCGACGAGGTCAGGGCTTCCGGTGCCCGGCCCGAGGCCGTGATCTTCACGGGTGACCTCGCCGACCAAGGCGACCCTCAGGCCTATGCAAAGCTCCGGGCAATTGTTGATCCCGCCTGCGAAGACATGGGCGCCCAAGTCATCTGGGCCATGGGCAACCACGACAACCGCGCCAACTTCCGGACCGGGCTGCTGGACGAGCCTGCCAGTGACGCACCGGTGGACCGCAGCTACTTCATCAACGGCCTGCGCATCATCACCATGGACACGTCGGTCCCGGGTTACCACCACGGCGAGCTAAGCCCGGCCCAGCTGGGGTGGCTCACCCGCCAGCTGGATACCCCGGCCCCCGACGGCACCATCCTGGCGCTCCACCATCCGCCGGTACCGTCGGTCCTGGACCTTGCCGTGCTCGTGGAACTGCGGGACCAGGCAAGCCTGGCCTCCGTGGTCCGCAACTCCGACGTCCGGACTATTCTGGCCGGGCATCTGCACTACTCGACCACCGCCACCTTTGCGGGGATTCCTGTCTCCGTGGCCTCGGCCACGTGCTACACCCAGGACCTCAACGTCGCCGTCGGCGGTACCCGCGGCCGGGACGGCGGGCAGGCCTTCAACCTGGTGCACGTCTACGAGCACACCATTGTCCACTCCGTGGTTCCGCTGGGGAACGCGGCCACCGTAGGGGAGCATGTCACCTCGGAAATGACTGCTGAGCGACTGGCCGCCGCGGGTGTCAGCATCCCTGACAACGCCAAAACAGGAGGCGTCAGGAAGGTATCCCTTCCGAACTACGCTATCTAGCCTGACACAGCCCGGCGGGTCGGAGAGCTCCCGACGCCGGAGCTCCCAACGCCGGCCCAGCCAGCGTCAGGGCCATGAGCGTCAGAGCTCCCAGGGCGCCTTGATGGGGTAGTACTTCTCCAGGAAGTCTGTCACGAGCTCGGCGCGCTCGTCCGCGGGGACTTCGGGGAAACTGCCGTCGTTGAGGCAGAAGAAGTCCATGTTCCGCTTGGCCAGCAGCTTGGGCAGGGTGTTCAGCCCGGCGCGGGCGGTGGTGTCCACGTACCGCACCTTGGCTGCGGTCTGCGTGACCGCACGGCCTGTCAGCAGCGCGTAGTAGTGGTAGAAGGAGTTCGTGACCGAGATGTTGTCCGCGGCGCGGAACCTGCTCGCCGCCGTCTTCTGGAACTCCTCCGGGAACTCACGCTCCATCCTGGCCACAACGCTGCGCCGCAGCGGGGCGGCGGTGTGCTCCAGGTGCCGCGTGGTGATCCGACCGAACCGGTTCCAGAGCAGCTTGCGGTTCACGCGGGCGGCGTTCTCGAAACCACTGCGCTCGGCATCGTTGTCGCCCAGCCCGATCCGTGTCTCGGCCTCGATGAACTTCGTGACGCCCCCCGGGGTGAAGAACATGTCCGGGCCCACCGAGCGGCCGAAGAACATGTCGTCATTCGAGTAGAGGAAGTGCTCGGAGAGGCCCTCGATGTGGTGGAGCTGGCATTCCACTGCCTGCGAATTGTGCGTGGGCAGCACTGCGGGATCGGCGAAAAACTCATCGCTGCGGACAATGGTCACCGACGGGTGCTCCGCGAGCCACTCCGGGGCGGGGGAGTCCGTGGCGATAAAGATGCGGCGGATCCAGGGCGCGAACATGTAGACGGAGCGCAGGGCGTATTTGAGTTCGTTGATCTGCCGGAAGCGGGCTTCGTGGTCGTCGCCTTCGCCCAGAACCACACCCTGCTGCTGGGCACGGCGGGCCGCGATGTATTCGGGAGAGCTGCCGTCAACCCACGAAAACACCAGGTCGATGTCGAAGCTGATGTCGCTGGCATGGTCGGCGAACATGTTCTCGATGGTGGGCCAGGTGTGGCCGTACCGTTCAACCGTCCCGCGGACAGCGTCCTGGGACTGCATGGTGCGGCGGGTCAGGGAGTTTTCGATCGGGAGGATCAGCTGATCGCCTTCAAAGCTCCAGAGCTCAATCTGGACGCCGGCGGAGGAACCGAACTCGAAACCGCCATCGGGTTCAACCCGCGGACGGTAGAGGCGGAAGATGCGGGCCTGACGGTTGGGGGAGAGATCCCCGTCGGCAACCAGCACGGAGGACTTCTTTTTCGCGTCCACGGTCATGGAGTACACGGGCTCGTTGCGGCAGGCCTCCACCAAGGCCGCCCGCAGCTTCTTGCGGTCTTTCCAGTCCAGGGCGATGACCGGACGGTCGTTGTTGCCGCGCACCAAAAGGTAGTCCAGTCCGGCCTCCGCGAGGACGCCCCGCAGGAACAGCAGGTCCTCAACCATGGCCTGGTACGGCGTCCGGTTGTGGTTTATCAGGGCATACCTGCCCTTGTGCCGGACGACGTCCGGCCGGTGCTTGAGCCGGGCCTCAGCAGCCGGAGATGTCACCTCCGCATGGGTGCGCGGTTCTACGGACGCCTGGCCGCCGTAGTAGATCTCGTCCTGGACAGGTGCTTCTGTAATGGTTGTCTCCGTCGCGGCTAAATGGTAAGCGTTCTTATCTGAATAATAGCGCGACCCCCAAAATGGCAGGCCTCAAACGGGCGCCGCCGGCCGGGGACGGGCTCAGCCGACCATGGCCTCCCGCCAGCTGCGCAGGTAAGCTCCGCCGGCGTCGTCGTGAATGACATCCTCCCCAAGCCCGAGATCGGTGGCGGTCAACACGTCATAAGGCTTGACCGGAACGCCGTCCGCCGGGCGGACATCAACGTGTTTTACGGGGTGGTCATTGTGGTGGAGCCAGTCCGCCATGGCGTAGTCCGTGCGGGAATCACCTACCGTCCGCCACGCCAGCGGCGTGATGCCCTGTGCCGCCAGCAACTCCACGGCGCGGCTGGCGCCGAGGTCTTTACCGAGCCGCACTGACTCAATATCGGTGGAAATGATGGTGGGATCGACGCGGTAGTCCACCTCGTCGTCGGAATTCGGTGCGTGGTGCTCCAGGCGGACCACGCCCATGCCGTGGCGGGTCATGAGGTCCATGGCGTCGGAGTCGAAAAGCTTCTGTTCGGCCAAGTAGTCGGCGGAGGGCACCTCGATGTGCTGCTCAACGGACACCATGGCACGTTTCGTCTCGTCAAAAAACATGTGCCTGGAGTAGTCCTCGGCTACGAGCCGGCGGACGTCATCGCCGTAGGCCTTGGGCACGGCCAGTTCGTGATCCACGTGGATGGGGCCGGGCCCGGCGGCGGTGTAGCTGAACCACACGGCGCCCTTCTCGCAAATGGCGTGGATGACTGTCCCAGCGGGAATGCCGGCGGCGATCATCGGCTCCATGACCTGCTCGCGGATGAAGGTATCGGAGCGGCCGGTATTGAAAATGACCGGAATTCCGGCAGTGGCCAGCGCCACCAGATCGGCAATGATGCCGGGTTTCACGTCCCGGGTCACGGGGCTGGCCACGGGTCCGTCAACGTCGAGCAGGAGGGCGAGGGGCGGGGTGGACGGCAGGCGGACGCCGGGCGCGGTGCTGGCAGGGAATTCGGGTGCGGTCATGGCTCCATTGTGTCAGCCACGGGCCTCTGATCCTGCGCCGGCGGCGCAATGTCCACGGCATGTGACAGATGGTCACTGTTTGGCTACAACCTTAGGATGCTGCGGGCCGGACACTTCTCTTGGGCCCCCAAGCTGCCTAGGGTGGCATAGTGATCTTCAAAGCTGTGGGCGAGGGACGCCCGTATCCCGACCATGGTTTCAACACGCCCAAACAGTGGGCGTCGCTGCCGCCGCGACCTGTCCGCCTGGATGAACTGGTGACGACCAAACGGACGCTCGACCTCGAAGCGCTCCTGGCCGAAGACTCCACCTTTTTTGGAGACCTCTTCCCGCACGTGGTGCAGTACCAGGGAACCCTGTACCTGGAGGACGGGCTGCACCGCGCCGTCCGGACAGCGCTGCACCAGCGGACCGCCATCCACGCCCGCGTGCTGGTCATAGATGGCTAGGAAACCCAAGGACGCCAGCGTCCTGCATGGCCACCACGTGGTCACCGGCCCCGAACTGCGGGCCACGTTTGAGGCTGCCGGCGACCCCGACAACCCGGTGCGGGTGCGCCGCCGCGTGGTGCATGGAGTGGTCCTGGTATTGCTGCTGGGCCTCATTGCCGGCGCCATCATCGTTGCGTTGGCCATCATGAGCGGACAGCTGAAGCTTCCGACGACGGCGGGCAGCGATGAGCCCCGGACCACCTGTCCCGGGGCCACCTTTGACTACACCCCCAACGACAAAATCAACCTCAACGTCTACAACTCCACCAGCCGCCCCGGTCTGGCTCGCTCTGTGGCGGATGAGTTGCTGGTCCGGAAGTTTGTGGTGGGTGCCGTGGCCAACACGGATGCCGGCTTCCGCGGTGTGGCTGCGGTGGTTTCAGGGGCTGCCGGGCAGTCTGCGGCCTTCAGCGTCCAACGGAACCTGCCCGGCTCCGACTACTTCCAGGACGGCCGGACGGACGCCAGCGTTGACGTGATTATTTCCAGCGATTTCAAGGAGCTGGCCGCCGCGGACCGGGTAGACCAGACGCCCGGGACGCTCAGCTGCCCGCGGGAAAGCCGGCGGATCGCAGACGATGCCAAGTGGCCGGTTATTCCGACGGCCGGCCCCTGACCTGTTGCCGTTGCTCTATCACGTCTGGTCGCTAAACCAGGCGGATGACGACCGGAAGTGATAGAGCAACGCAGGGGTTTACGGCAAGGGGAGGCTGACGCGCAGGGGTGCGCCGTCGTCGTCGAACCTTGCTCCGGCGCCGAGCTGGATGAACCGCACGGTCCGGGCGATCCTGGCCTCAAGTTCTGCGGGCTCGTTGCTGCCGCGTGCGGCGCTGGAGGAGAGTGTGCCGTGGATGAGCTGCGCCTGCTGGCCAATGTCCGCTTGCGGCAGGTATCCCTGTGCCATGCCGTCCCGGAGGATGCCCTGCAGCAGGACGCTGAGTTCACCTACGTGGTCGGCCAGTTTCGCAAAGGACGACGGCGACAGCACCGCCGCCATCGCCGGTCCGGGCGGGAGATGGCGGCGGCTGAGGTCCTCCACCTGGGTGCGCACGTACAGGGCCAGCCGTTCGACGGGGTTCTCGAGCTTGCTCAGTGACTCCCGGAGTTCGGCGAGGAAGCGCTCGGTCTCGTCCAGGGCGTAGGAGATCAGCAGTTCTTCGATGTCGGCGTAGTAGTTGTACACCGCGGTCCGCCCCACCCCGGCATGCCGGGCGACGTCAGTCATGGTCAGTCCGGGCAGGCCGTGGGTGAACAGGAGCTCCCCGAACGCTGTCAGGACCCGGCGTTGCGTCTCGGCGCGTTGCGCGGCGTTGTTGGCCGCCGAAATCCTGGGCATGCGGACACTTTACCGCGATGTGTCAGTAAACCCGGAGTCTTCGTCCAGATAAACCCGCTTTTGGTGGCCGCTGGGTGGATTATCTGGACAAAAACTCAGCGGGCCGCGTCAGACAGAGCCGTGTCAGACAGCGCAGCCGTCCGGGCCGCAGGCCTCGCCGTCGTTGCCGTCCGCGGCAGTGACCAGAACCAGGGGGTTGGTCTCCTGCCAGGCCTGGTTGAGCGCCGCCGTGAACGTTTCGGCAGGTTGGGCGCCGGAGAGCCCGAACTTGCGGTCAATCACAAAGAACGGGACGCCGCTGATGCCCAGGCCGCGGGCTTCCTCGAAATCGAAGCGGACGTCGTCGGCGTATTTGTCCGTAGTGAAGAGTTCGGCGACTTCATCGGTGTTGAGGCCCAGCTCCTGGCCCAGGGTAGTGAGGTACTCGGCGCTTCCGATGTCCTTGCCGTGTTCGAAATGATCGCTCAGCAGGCGTTCCTTCGCGGCATCCTGCTGTCCCTGCTGGGAAGCGAGGTGGATCAGGCGGTGTGCGGTGAAGCTGTTGGCCACCACCACCTGGTCGAACCGGTAGTCCAGGCCCTCGCCCTTGGCCTGCTCGGTGACGTGGTCAAACATCTGCGAAACCTGCCCCGGGGCCATGCCCTTGCGGGTGCTCAAGTACTCCAGTTCGGTGCCGTCGTAGTGCTCGGGAAGGGTGGGGTCCAGCTGGTAGCTGCGCCACTTCACCTCCACAGCGTCGCGGTGCGGGAACTCGGCCAGGGCCGCCTCGAACCGGCGCTTGCCGATGTAGCACCACGGACACGCGACGTCTGACCAGATCTCAATCTTCATGCTTGCCACAACTGTGCAGGTCAGACACCCATTCCGCGCGGGCAGTGTCGGATTTGTCACATTGGGCCTTGAAATGGCTCCCGCGCGGGGCGATAGTCGAAGCAGCGGGTTAAGCAGAGGCCATTCTGAACACATCAGTCGGTCGGGGGACTCGGACTTTGATCCTCCCGGAGGCACAGTATGCGGATAGGACTTGTCGCGGCACCATGGATTCCGATTCCCCCGGCCGGGTATGGGGGCATCGAAAGGGTTGTTGACTCCCTTGCCCGGGGATTCATCGCCGCAGGGCACGAGGTGTTGTTGGCTGCAGCGTCGGACAGCACGTGTCCGGCGCCGAGAGTGCCGGGGATGAGGCCATCCGAGCCGGCTGCATTGGGGTTCACACTCTCGGAGCTCAGCCATGTCATCAGGGCCTATGAAGGACTGGGGGACGTGGACATCATCCACGACCACACACTGGCTGGGCCGCTGCTGGCCCGACGAAGGTCCGCCGCCCCCGTGGTGACCACGATTCACGGCCCCCTCACCCCGGCGTCGGCGGATTTGTACCGCGCGATGGCTGCCGATACGGCCATCATAGGCATCTCACGTGACCAGGCTTCCCGTGTGCCGGATGTTCCGATCACCCGCGTGATCCATCACGGAATGGACGTCTCTGCCGTCCCGGTCGGTTCCGGCGCAGGCGGGTACGTCTGCTTTGTCGGCAGGATTTGCCCGGATAAAGGCGTTCTCGAAGCCATCCACATCGCGCGCAGGGCTGGCATTCCGCTGCGGATCGCAGCCAAGATGCGCGAGCCGGAAGAGATCGCGTACTTCCGCTCCGTCATTGAGCCGCTCCTGGGGTCCAACGAGGATTTTATGGGCGAGCTGGAGGACACCGACAAGTTTCAGCTCATGGGTGAGGCGATGGCGTTCCTGAACCCCATCCAATGGTCCGAGCCGTTTGGGCTGGTGATGATCGAATCCCTTTCAACCGGAACTCCAGTAGTGGGAACTCCGATCGGATCCGCACCCGAGATTGTGGACCATGGAAAGACCGGCTACCTTGCGCCCACGGACAGCCTGCACACCTTCCTGCCCCTTGCGGCACAGCTGGACAGGGCGCACTGCCGGGACCGGGCCCTCAAACTGTTCAGCACCGAACGGATGGTGGGCAACCACCTGGACCTCTACACAAAACTGCTGGAAACGAGCCCGCTTCCCAGGGTTCCGGATGTTTCCCATGTGGGCCAGAATCAAACAGGGAGAGCAGTTATCGGGGCGTCGGATCGGGCCCGATCTCTAGCGGGCGGTCATGAGGAAGGAGCGCATCCATGACTGCATGGAACGCCGACACTGAGGCTGATGTCGGCGGGGCTGAGGCCATCACGGTGGTGGAAGGGTCTTCCTTCTGTATCTCTACCCGGAGCGGCGACATCCGTGCCGACGGTGAAACGAATGGCGCGTTCTACCAGGACACCAGGATTGTGTCCCGGTGGATACTGCGCATCAACGGCGCGCTCCGCGAGCCGCTGGTGGCGCAACGGCCCAACTCCTACGAGGCCACGTTCGTGGGCCGCGCCCAGTGGCCCGGCGGCAGGTTCGACAGTCCGCTGGTGGTCCGTCAGGTCCGTCATATCGGACCCGGGCTGCAGGACGACATCACCCTCGAAAACTACTCAGCGGAAGCCGTGGACTGCGATATCGAACTGTTGGTTGACGCCGACCAGGCCGACCTCTTCGACGTCAAGGGCGGCCGGATTCCGCACGGCGCGCGGGTGAGCCGCACGGTCAGCGACGGTGGGATGCTGATCGAGGCCCTCCGTAACGGCCAGCGGCGCGGCTCCGCCATCCGCGCAGCCGGCGCCGAAATCTCCACCGAGATGCTTCGCTTCCACGCAACCATTCCGGCGCGCGGCGAGTGGTCCACCAGCGTGATTGTGGTCCCGCTCATCAACGGTGTGGGACCCGCGGCGCCGTTCACGCAAGAGGGACAACCGCGCGGACGCGTGGGCGTGCAGCGGCACTTGGCATGGGAAGAACATATTCCGCGCATCAGCGTCGCGGACGGCAATATCGAGGCCACCCTGCGCCGGAGCCAAAGCGATCTGGGGTCCCTCCGGATTTTCGACGCCGAGCACCCGGACCGTGCGGCCGTGGCCGCGGGAGCACCCTGGTTCATGGCACTCTTTGGCCGGGATTCACTGCTGTCTTCCTACATGTCATTGCTGGTTGACCCCACGTTGGCGGCCGGAACCCTCCAGACGCTGGCAACCCTCCAAGGCACGAAGGTGGATCCCGACTCCGAGGAAGAGCCGGGACGCATCCCGCACGAGGTTCGGCTGGGCGTGACGGCGGGGCTGTCCCTGGGCGGGACCGCCTATTACGGCACGGTGGACGCCACCCCGCTCTTTGTCAGTCTCCTGGGCGAACTGAGCCGCTGGGGACTGTCCGAGGACATCATCGATTCGCTGATTCCCCATGCCGACCGCGCCCTTGACTGGATCGAAAAATACGGCGACCGTGACGGCGACGGCTTTGTGGAATACCTTCGCCCCAACCAGCACGGTCTCCTCAACCAGGGCTGGAAGGACTCCTGGGACGGGATCAACTTTGCCGACGGGCGGATGGCCGAACCACCCACTGCCCTGTGCGAGGTCCAGGGCTACGTCTACTCCGCCTATGTGGGACGGTCCCTGCTGGCGCGCTGGGCCGGGGATCCTGAGACAGAGCACCACTGGGCCGAGCGTGCAATCGCCCTGAAGGAGGCTTTCAACGAGAAGTTCTGGCTGCCGGACAGGGGCTACTTCGCCATCGCGCTGGACAAGGACAAGACTCCGGTTGACGCGTGCACTTCAAACATGGGCCACTGCCTGTGGGTGGGCATCGTGGACGAGGAAAAAGCCCCGTCAGTGGCGGAGCGCCTGATGTCCCCCGAACTGTTCACCGGCTGGGGGATCCGGACCCTGGCTTCGGACATGGGCGCCTACAACCCTGTCAGCTATCACAACGGATCGGTGTGGCCGCACGATACGGCGATCGTGGCCACAGGGCTGATGCGCTATGGATTTGTTGATGAGGCCGTGAAGATCGCCAGCGGGATCCTGGACGCCGCCGAACACTTCGACGGCCGGCTGCCGGAGCTGTTCTGCGGGTTCGACCGGTCCGAATTCCACGGCCCTGTCCCGTACCCCACGGCATGCTCGCCCCAGGCCTGGGCCGCGGCAGCTCCCATCCAGCTTGCCCGGATCCTGCTGCGCTTCGACCCGGACTTCACGCGCAACGTGGTCCATCTCGCACCGATCCTCCCGGAGGAAATCGGGGACTTCAGGGCCGAGAACGTCCTGCTGGGGACTTCGCGTGTGGCCATCAGCGCGCGCGGGAGAGAAGGCCGCATCGACGGCCTCCCAGCGCGGCTGAAGCTGCTGAAGGAACCGCGTCCGCCCCTGGACGAACGACTGGGTGGACGGGCCGGAGACTAGCGG
Proteins encoded in this window:
- a CDS encoding M23 family metallopeptidase, which translates into the protein MGNHRGSGREKEPAGGCAIAVRVLAASAVVAASLFAVGLPGSFPVEPRPAASPAGAGHVGLPGLAGAFLTDSRALVPFNRTLVRTIAKGGSAPLDVAAAGLTRPPEGSLMAPLELLTSSSPFGYRVSPITGAGGDFHLGQDFAAGCGTRVYSADAGVVRAAGWHPWGGGNRVELDHGNGLITTYNHLEAVAVRTGDSVQVGQVIARVGTTGWSTGCHLHFETILNGKHTSPLNWTLLRIRQLDELEDIAMVSYEAKPVDVGAQRWAIPVAEDNSHTVLGGEEELSEPPPVEGSVTTSEPPDEAPTEEPSSDATSPESASPDTTATETATETATSTALPSPTPSTPRATRTPTGTSSATPTTTSPTPTGTSPAPTGTSPAPTTSASPSPTPTVSRSWPFRPTSRLTPTPAPTVEPTATTSSGSSAATASPSPSSSTTATTTATPTDTATGSEPAGP
- a CDS encoding glutathione peroxidase yields the protein MTDLYTIPLTLNDGTETDFGRFKGNVVLVVNVASECGFTPQYAGLETLYEKFRDRGFDVLGVPCNQFAGQEPGNDSEIAEFCERNFGVTFPLTAKANVRGKDQHPLYAELTRFKTSVLPGLVKWNFEKFLVNREGEVVARFAPTVEPDSAEVIDAIEMALAEFDGPAATIELSKA
- a CDS encoding phosphodiesterase — protein: MKHIEAEHPRPRHFLLHLSDPHLLGGPDPLYGAVDSEAKLIQLFDEVRASGARPEAVIFTGDLADQGDPQAYAKLRAIVDPACEDMGAQVIWAMGNHDNRANFRTGLLDEPASDAPVDRSYFINGLRIITMDTSVPGYHHGELSPAQLGWLTRQLDTPAPDGTILALHHPPVPSVLDLAVLVELRDQASLASVVRNSDVRTILAGHLHYSTTATFAGIPVSVASATCYTQDLNVAVGGTRGRDGGQAFNLVHVYEHTIVHSVVPLGNAATVGEHVTSEMTAERLAAAGVSIPDNAKTGGVRKVSLPNYAI
- a CDS encoding stealth family protein codes for the protein MVEDLLFLRGVLAEAGLDYLLVRGNNDRPVIALDWKDRKKLRAALVEACRNEPVYSMTVDAKKKSSVLVADGDLSPNRQARIFRLYRPRVEPDGGFEFGSSAGVQIELWSFEGDQLILPIENSLTRRTMQSQDAVRGTVERYGHTWPTIENMFADHASDISFDIDLVFSWVDGSSPEYIAARRAQQQGVVLGEGDDHEARFRQINELKYALRSVYMFAPWIRRIFIATDSPAPEWLAEHPSVTIVRSDEFFADPAVLPTHNSQAVECQLHHIEGLSEHFLYSNDDMFFGRSVGPDMFFTPGGVTKFIEAETRIGLGDNDAERSGFENAARVNRKLLWNRFGRITTRHLEHTAAPLRRSVVARMEREFPEEFQKTAASRFRAADNISVTNSFYHYYALLTGRAVTQTAAKVRYVDTTARAGLNTLPKLLAKRNMDFFCLNDGSFPEVPADERAELVTDFLEKYYPIKAPWEL
- a CDS encoding type II toxin-antitoxin system VapB family antitoxin, encoding MIFKAVGEGRPYPDHGFNTPKQWASLPPRPVRLDELVTTKRTLDLEALLAEDSTFFGDLFPHVVQYQGTLYLEDGLHRAVRTALHQRTAIHARVLVIDG
- a CDS encoding LytR C-terminal domain-containing protein; translation: MARKPKDASVLHGHHVVTGPELRATFEAAGDPDNPVRVRRRVVHGVVLVLLLGLIAGAIIVALAIMSGQLKLPTTAGSDEPRTTCPGATFDYTPNDKINLNVYNSTSRPGLARSVADELLVRKFVVGAVANTDAGFRGVAAVVSGAAGQSAAFSVQRNLPGSDYFQDGRTDASVDVIISSDFKELAAADRVDQTPGTLSCPRESRRIADDAKWPVIPTAGP
- a CDS encoding TetR/AcrR family transcriptional regulator; the encoded protein is MPRISAANNAAQRAETQRRVLTAFGELLFTHGLPGLTMTDVARHAGVGRTAVYNYYADIEELLISYALDETERFLAELRESLSKLENPVERLALYVRTQVEDLSRRHLPPGPAMAAVLSPSSFAKLADHVGELSVLLQGILRDGMAQGYLPQADIGQQAQLIHGTLSSSAARGSNEPAELEARIARTVRFIQLGAGARFDDDGAPLRVSLPLP
- a CDS encoding DsbA family protein, encoding MKIEIWSDVACPWCYIGKRRFEAALAEFPHRDAVEVKWRSYQLDPTLPEHYDGTELEYLSTRKGMAPGQVSQMFDHVTEQAKGEGLDYRFDQVVVANSFTAHRLIHLASQQGQQDAAKERLLSDHFEHGKDIGSAEYLTTLGQELGLNTDEVAELFTTDKYADDVRFDFEEARGLGISGVPFFVIDRKFGLSGAQPAETFTAALNQAWQETNPLVLVTAADGNDGEACGPDGCAV
- a CDS encoding glycosyltransferase family 4 protein; its protein translation is MRIGLVAAPWIPIPPAGYGGIERVVDSLARGFIAAGHEVLLAAASDSTCPAPRVPGMRPSEPAALGFTLSELSHVIRAYEGLGDVDIIHDHTLAGPLLARRRSAAPVVTTIHGPLTPASADLYRAMAADTAIIGISRDQASRVPDVPITRVIHHGMDVSAVPVGSGAGGYVCFVGRICPDKGVLEAIHIARRAGIPLRIAAKMREPEEIAYFRSVIEPLLGSNEDFMGELEDTDKFQLMGEAMAFLNPIQWSEPFGLVMIESLSTGTPVVGTPIGSAPEIVDHGKTGYLAPTDSLHTFLPLAAQLDRAHCRDRALKLFSTERMVGNHLDLYTKLLETSPLPRVPDVSHVGQNQTGRAVIGASDRARSLAGGHEEGAHP
- a CDS encoding glycogen debranching N-terminal domain-containing protein, producing MTAWNADTEADVGGAEAITVVEGSSFCISTRSGDIRADGETNGAFYQDTRIVSRWILRINGALREPLVAQRPNSYEATFVGRAQWPGGRFDSPLVVRQVRHIGPGLQDDITLENYSAEAVDCDIELLVDADQADLFDVKGGRIPHGARVSRTVSDGGMLIEALRNGQRRGSAIRAAGAEISTEMLRFHATIPARGEWSTSVIVVPLINGVGPAAPFTQEGQPRGRVGVQRHLAWEEHIPRISVADGNIEATLRRSQSDLGSLRIFDAEHPDRAAVAAGAPWFMALFGRDSLLSSYMSLLVDPTLAAGTLQTLATLQGTKVDPDSEEEPGRIPHEVRLGVTAGLSLGGTAYYGTVDATPLFVSLLGELSRWGLSEDIIDSLIPHADRALDWIEKYGDRDGDGFVEYLRPNQHGLLNQGWKDSWDGINFADGRMAEPPTALCEVQGYVYSAYVGRSLLARWAGDPETEHHWAERAIALKEAFNEKFWLPDRGYFAIALDKDKTPVDACTSNMGHCLWVGIVDEEKAPSVAERLMSPELFTGWGIRTLASDMGAYNPVSYHNGSVWPHDTAIVATGLMRYGFVDEAVKIASGILDAAEHFDGRLPELFCGFDRSEFHGPVPYPTACSPQAWAAAAPIQLARILLRFDPDFTRNVVHLAPILPEEIGDFRAENVLLGTSRVAISARGREGRIDGLPARLKLLKEPRPPLDERLGGRAGD